In the genome of Anaerolineaceae bacterium oral taxon 439, the window CCGTCGGCAACCGCGCGCATGTACATTCGCCAGGTCAGCCGGCCTTCCGGAAGCGCATCCATCGCTTTCCGATACTTCTTGAGCGAATCGATCAACTTGATAAAACAAAGCGGAAACGATTCGGCGACCGACCCATGCGCGGCAAAACCCGGCTGTGTCAGGACGTTATGAAAAAAATCGGAGACGGCCTGATCCGGGGGCGTTTCGTCGTCACGACGCGCTAAGATCCATTCGCTCATGCGGTCGAACGCGCTCAGAAACACGGGGGAACATTCCCTCGTATCTTTCTCGGCCATCTCTTTCAACCGCTTCGGCGTAAAACGGACCGTTCCGTCCGGCTCGGCCGCCGTTTCAAACGCTTTGACGACGAAAAGCTGAAGCCGAAGCGGATCGATTCCCGGGATAAAAAACCGGAGCGTCTGGACCAGGTCCAGGTTCCGGATCGGATATCCCCAGCCGGGCCGCAGCAGCGCCAAAAACGTCAACAGGCAGCGCGACTCGATTTCCACCGCCAGGCCGCGCGACGCCCGAAACGCGAACGCGCGCAGGTTTTTCAGCCGCAGTTCCCGCTCGAACATCGTATACGTCACATCCGAAAGCAGCGGCGCAATAATCACAATATCGCGGCAGTCTACCCCCTGTCCATGAACCAGCGCGGCGATATCGCGCGCCGCGTCCTTAATCATGCGCGGGTAATAATGCGTCAGGTGGAAACGGAAAGCCTCGACCGGGTTCCCCGGAAGCGACGCGGACGGGGCGTTCGGATTTTCGATCACCGCCGCCAGCGCCCTGACCGAACCGGAGGATACGAACGAGTCGCTCAAGACGCCGGTCCGGTCCGCCCCATCGCGCAACTTCCGCGCCGAATCCGGATCGCCGCCCATAAACGTCCGGAACCCGCCGAGCTCGTCGTAAATCGCCAGCGAGGAATCGACGATATCGCGAATCGAGAGTCCGAACGCGTGCGCAAGCGGGATATCCTCTTCGACATTGTCATGGACAAAGAACTGAATATGGTCCTGGAGCCAGCGCCGGTAGAGCGGATTTCCCGCCAGGCAGCGCTGATAAATTTCAAGCTGGAGCGCGAAATCGAGCATGTTATCCGCACGGCAGGTCTCCTTAAACGAGAGCCCCAGCCGTTGAATCAGATCGAAAACGGATCGCATCGTCCCGTCGCCGCTCCAACTCGACTTCATGCGTTCGGCGTACGTCTCGAACGGGAAACCCGCCGCCGCCATTTTATGCATCGCCATCGTCGCCTGATTCAGGAACCGGCTCAGCGTCCATTGCAGAACGTTAAACGCGCCGCCTTCCCAAAGCGGTTCGGCGACCGATTGGAGAACGACCTGCGCCGTTTCAATCGTCAGGAATAAAGGCGCGGATCCGCCCGCCGAATAACCCGCCTCCTCCGCGATCAGCGGCCAGAACAGGTTGAGATTCTGCTGCACGAAGCCGTTAAACGTCGTCACCCACGCGCTTCGTCCATCTTCAGTCCGAATCCCACGGTACGCCTCCCCAGCGGACGCGACCGGCGTAAAAACGAGCGTCCGCTTTCCCGCCCGCTGGGCGCTGAGCATGCGCCGGACGCGCGCGCAGCCGACCGTCGTCTTTCCGGCGCCGGGAATCCCTTCAATAAAGACGCGCCCGGTTAACGGCGCTTCCACGATATTTTTTTGCGCTTCCGTAAGTCGATCCATAGTTCGTTCGTCAATCCTGATAGTATACCTGATTCGCCGTGGACAGGAAAAAGAAAAATGGAAGGGAAAGAAAAATAAACTCCCCGGAACTTTTCGCGCCGTTTCCGCGTCATAATAACAACTGGCAGATAATTCCTCAGGTACAATATGAATTGTAAAGCGCATCGATTCTAAGAAGAAAGCAGGTGTCCCCACAATGAAAAACCAGAACCAAACCGTCAAAGTTTTAAACCTCCTCCTGACCGTTCTCGCGGTCTTAACGCTGTTCGCCGCGGCCTGCGCGCAGGAGCAGCCTGAAACCGATGAAGAAGACCTGATCGAATACCCCAATCCTGAAAGCCCCGACGAGAACGCTGAATTCCCGCCCGAAACTCCCGACGAGACGGGATACTTCGGCGTCAGCGCCGAGGACCTCGCCGCTTTGGACCAGATCTATAACCAGATGACTGAATTCGGGCGTTCGAATTCCGGCTGGTTCGGCGCGAACCCCGATGTCTGTTCCTGGATGGGATTAGGCTGTGAAAACGGCTCGATTGTCCGCTTTTCGTTCGATAACGTCGAGTTTTTCTGCGAAATACCGTCCGCTTTAACGGCGCTTCCGGCGCTTCGCGAAATCCACCTGACGAACACGCTCCTCCGCGGAGTCGTTCCGGATAATTTCCTTCAGAAGGATACCCTCGAACAGGTTGACCTCAGCAATAACCTGTTGACCGGGCCAATCCCGGAAAACATCTACGCTCCAGGCCTGCAAAATCTTACGTTATCCGGAAATAAGCTGACCGGAGAAAAACAGCAGATGCTGAACGAACGGCCCAATCTGGCGCAATGTGAGGCGAACCTGACGATCGACCCCTATCGGGAAATCGATCTGACGCCCGGAATCGACGGCGGAATTCCGCCGTCGATCGGAGGCTTATCGGTAATGAGCCGGCTCGATCTTTCCGGGAACAACCTTTCCGGCGCGCTGCCATACGAAATGACGTATCTATGGTCTTTGGGCTCGCTTTTCCTGAACGACAATAACACTGAGCAGCCGTTGATGACCGATCACCCCGAAGTTATCGCCAAATTAGAAATGATTCCGGATAAAAATATCGACGGCGTCGTACTGGCAAGCCCGCCGACAGTCGAGATTCCGACCGAAGTTCCGACTGATACGCCGGAGCCGACCTGGACGGAAATCCCGACTGAAATTCCGACCGACACGCCGGAGCCGACCTGGACGGAAATCCCGACCGAAATTCCGACCGACACGCCGGAGCCGACCTGGACGGAAATCCCGACCGAAATTCCGACCGACACGCCGGAGCCGACCTGGACAGAAATCCCGACCGAAATTCCGACTGACACGCCGGAGCCGACCTGGACGGAAATCCTGACCGAAATTCCGACCGACACGCCGGAGCCGACCTGGACAGAAATCCCGACCGAAGTTCCGACCGACACGCCGGAGCCGCCGACAGCCGTTCCGCCGACGGCCGTTCCACCGACAGCCGTTCCACCAACAGCCGTTCCACCGACAGCCGTTCCACCGACAGCCGTTCCGCCGACAGCCGTTCCACCAACGGCCGTTCCGCCGACGGCCGTTCCGCCAACGGCCGTTCCACCGACAGCCGTTCCACCGACAGCCGTTCCACCGACAGCCGTTCCGCCGACGGCCGTTCCGCCGACGGCCGTTCCGCCGACGCCGATCGTTATTACAGTCATTCCACCAACCGCTGTCCCGCCAACACCGATCGTCATCACGGTCATTCCCCCGACGCCTGTCCCGCCGACCACCGGTCCTATCATTATTGAGTGGGTCACGGCAACGAGCCAGCCGTTCTACTGGGCTACCGCCACGCCGCAGCGCAACTGGATGACTGCGACCCCGTATTGGCGATATCAGACCGCGACGCCGATGCCGTATGTTCCGCCGATCTGGGTGTATCCGACCGCGCCGTCGAATCCCAATTACGTCTATCCAACGTCGCAGCCCAACGTCAATCCGAATCCGCAGCCGCAGTCGACCTATTACACGCCGCCGCGGCGGACCGCAGCGCCGCCGAGTAACTGGACTCCGTTCGCGCAGGTCCCGACGGCGACAAAAGCGCCGACCGTCAACCCCGCCTCTCAATTCGGCTTCACGTACGATTCGGCAGCAATGACCGCGGAACGGCTCCCGGTCTCCTGGAAATATACGGGGATGGACTCATACATGATCAATTACCTGACTAAAAATAAGACGCTCTTCCCCGGATTCGCGATGGAATGGACAACGGCTGATAAACTCTGCACCGGGACATCCTGCAAATTTGAGATCCTGAATATCCCGATGGACCTGCTCAAAGACGGCGTCTTCTATATCCAGCTCCAGGGACGCGATAAATCAGGACGCGTCTATCAGAGCGATCCGATCGGTCTCCAGGCCGCCGTAACGCCGGAACCGTCCGCAACGCCGGTCCCGGAAGAAGTCGAGGAAGGGAACTGGTTTACCCGCTTCCTGAAATGGCTCTTTGGACCGATTATCCGCTTGTTCGGAGGCGACGCATAAAATGGATTGGTTCGTCTATTTATCCAAGCTGCTGCCGACGCTGATCTATCCGATCGGCCTGACCTTCATCCTCTTAGCCGCTGCGCTGCTCTCGTTCAGGTCCGAGAAATGCCGAAGGCGGTTCCTGACCGCGGCGTTCCTGATTCTCTGGGTTACCGGGCTGCCTTTTCCCACCGCATGGCTGACCCGCTCACTCGAGACGTCGGCTCCCCCGCTTCCGGCAGGCGAATCCGCGGAGGTCGCCGTCGTCCTCGGAGGCGGGACGGAATCGTTCGAAGCCCCGCGCCAGATGGTTGAAATCGGCGGCGCGGGCGACCGAATCCTCTACGCAGCGAAACTGTATCATGAAGGACGGGTCGGGAAGCTTCTTTTCGGCGGCGCATATTTCGCGCCGCTGAGCGGAAAGAAGCCCTCGGTCGCCGCCGAAATGGCCGATATCGCGGAGCGGCTCGGCGTCCCGAAGGAAGATATCCTGATCCAGGAGACGTCGCTAAATACCGCTGAGGAAGCCGCCGCGGACGCGGTCATCCTGCGCGAGATGGACGTTGAAAAAATAATCGTCGTCACCTCCGCGACGCATATATTCCGCGCTGTGAATCTCTTCAAAAAACAGGGCTTCGACGTCGTCGCCGCGCCAACCGATTTCACGTACTCGGACGCGGAATGGGAAGACCTGACCCATCCAACAGCGGAAAGCTGGTACCGCTATGTCATTCCGCAATCGGGAAACATTCGTGCGTTCGAGACCGCGGTTAAGGAGTACCTTGGCGTACTGATGTATCGGATCCGCGGATGGCTTTAGAAGAAACGCGGCCCCGCACCCCTATAGAAAAACCGCTCGCCGGGAGCGGTTTTTCTATATATCCTGAATATGCTAATCCTTCGCCTGTTTACGCGTTCGCGGCTTTTACGATCGCGCTGAACGTCTCCGGATCGCGAACGGCCAGATCCGCCAGCATCTTCCGATTCAGGCAGATATCCGCTTTGCGAAGTCCCGAAATCAGGCGGCTATAAGAAATTCCGTTGATCCGCGCCGCAGCGTTGATCCGCGTAATCCAAAGCTTCCGCAAGTCGCGCTTCCGTACGCGGCGATCGC includes:
- a CDS encoding 50S ribosomal protein L20; translated protein: MARVKGGPQGHRRHKRLLKLAEGYRATRSKLYRRANETLLSGLVYAFRDRRVRKRDLRKLWITRINAAARINGISYSRLISGLRKADICLNRKMLADLAVRDPETFSAIVKAANA